The following coding sequences lie in one Aspergillus luchuensis IFO 4308 DNA, chromosome 8, nearly complete sequence genomic window:
- a CDS encoding uncharacterized protein (COG:S;~EggNog:ENOG410Q1B4;~SECRETED:SignalP(1-16);~antiSMASH:Cluster_8.8), which translates to MLHLLVLSVLVATTIGYRLTEYTGNRCTEAETGFHRLAGATACSKLNTIDAKSILVKVDNIYDDQHSVIVYENDDCTGSILGVIENMNGCLNLHGLNNVVGRSVKIIPGTVGSTVFANEGFETNYLYNLPAQDRSHIMVPIAHAFFRTVDITNHADDGTYDDEAFDIFITTELDHVLRLESNAAMPLTEFDSSESIHLERADLLERISGGMEGLEAVANSFAMQVSETMRVIYNSSAHLAQEVENTFKRAAERASSRGDFDFLYSQKNQGRLVRKLIDSAQSQGLTNAQWNLKDKRGRTWEVTLKMREHNEYDGGSLWGW; encoded by the coding sequence ATGCTTCATTTGCTGGTTCTCTCGGTCCTCGTTGCTACAACTATCGGGTACCGTCTAACTGAGTACACAGGCAATCGCTGCACAGAAGCTGAAACTGGATTCCATCGGCTTGCAGGAGCTACTGCATGCAGCAAACTCAATACTATTGATGCAAAGTCAATACTAGTGAAGGTTGACAATATCTACGACGACCAACATTCAGTTATAGTGTACGAGAATGACGACTGTACTGGATCCATCCTCGGAGTCATCGAGAACATGAACGGCTGCTTGAACCTCCATGGTCTTAACAATGTCGTCGGCAGATCCGTAAAGATTATCCCCGGTACCGTGGGTTCCACAGTATTTGCAAATGAAGGATTTGAGACCAATTACCTATACAATCTTCCTGCGCAGGATAGAAGCCATATTATGGTCCCTATTGCCCATGCTTTCTTCCGCACAGTTGACATCACCAATCACGCGGACGACGGTACCTATGACGATGAAGCCTTTGACATATTCATCACCACTGAGCTTGATCATGTCCTCCGCTTGGAGAGCAACGCCGCAATGCCTCTCACAGAATTCGACAGCTCagaatccatccatctcgaAAGGGCCGATCTACTCGAGCGGATATCAGGAGGGATGGAAGGGCTCGAGGCAGTAGCAAATTCGTTCGCGATGCAAGTGTCAGAGACAATGAGGGTCATCTATAATTCGTCGGCCCACCTTGCACAGGAAGTGGAGAATACATTCAAACGTGCCGCCGAGCGAGCGTCGAGCAGGGGAGATTTTGACTTCTTGTACTCCCAAAAGAATCAGGGACGTCTGGTCAGGAAATTGATTGACTCGGCTCAGTCGCAGGGCCTTACCAACGCGCAATGGAACTTGAAAGATAAGCGTGGCAGGACGTGGGAGGTAACTCTCAAGATGAGAGAGCATAATGAGTATGATGGCGGGTCATTATGGGGTTGGTAG
- a CDS encoding uncharacterized protein (COG:S;~EggNog:ENOG410PIK0;~InterPro:IPR010775;~PFAM:PF07103;~TransMembrane:2 (o6-21i28-53o);~antiSMASH:Cluster_8.8) → MLFKDFVYLVFVAAHLMLKMTDAGLREILGLLIFLAVSSILFILVRLVIAALWRQHLIVHNPHVRPDFLGRPLLFPAKLSHARRFPATERYNYWYDYFMIGIPVGFRGRIGNLISIDNQPTSESFLEKCWFTIDPAYYLEPGSGDRTLEEKLHIFLHNLGENPQEFPYAYMISVPRFLWWQKSAISYWYLYSPTRELTAMIMEINNSFYEKRNIFFRLTEDGMPVDETPHPPSTIIASAKGTGESVSLCSLSPASKRKYYKGYWDKVIFGSPFEKVGGYMLAKTVDILRGPYLQSTLSSNNPDGQVKVTSRLASWGAPVDPLEASGWDIARFIARWTHVGALSAPRIVKEALRVRFRGNLKYLQRPEVHPGTNPRKETDVERSLELFFREYLSQLAAHCRFPLCIEYIPQRSINFDRLTFNSPIPPTSHPRPVLKIETLTPRFYTSFTDYPDAKTAFDREIAVRPTSSDPNSRYLSVSDRSLLEKLLASSGSSIAASFNKASKPISTHHTDKDGIATVLLRFIISKLRSSHQETLIDRFVFHDHGRFSPSQQWTYLVSVLHYQLSLRLPIESQAIVMLGYISARAIIVDGLLHAFYTLWAREGLANWVRDEARMTPSTGALAFAGWDMLNNYIGHYYTNPFAWGEGL, encoded by the exons ATGCTTTTCAAGGATTTTGTGTACTTGGTGTTCGTTGCAGCGCAtctgatgttgaagatgacagACGCTGGATTGCGAGAGATCTTAGGCTTGTTAATCTTCCTCGCGGTGTCTAGCATTCTCTTCATATTGGTTAGACTAGTTATTGCCGCCTTATGGAGACAGCACTTGATTGTGCACAACCCTCATGTGAGACCAGATTTCCTAGGCAGGCCTCTTTTGTTTCCAGCCAAGCTGTCTCATGCACGCAGGTTTCCTGCAACTGAACGATACAACTACTGGTATGACTATTTCATGATAGGTATTCCAGTGGGATTTCGCGGTCGAATTGGAAATCTCATCTCTATTGACAATCAGCCCACGTCGGAGAGCTTTCTGGAGAAATGCTGGTTTACCATCGACCCGGCTTACTATCTTGAACCTGGGAGCGGTGACCGAACGCTTGAAGAGAAGTTGCATATCTTCCTGCATAATCTA GGCGAGAACCCTCAGGAATTCCCATACGCTTACATGATCAGCGTCCCGCGATTTTTATGGTGGCAGAAAAGTGCAATCAGTTACTGGTACCTCTATTCACCAACGCGCGAGTTAACTGCAATGATTATGGAGATCAACAACTCTTTTTACGAGAAGAGGAACATTTTTTTCCGCTTGACTGAAGACGGCATGCCTGTTGATGAGACGCCACATCCTCCATCGACGATTATAGCTTCGGCCAAGGGGACCGGCGAGTCGGTATCTctctgctctctctcccctgcTTCGAAGAGAAAATACTACAAAGGGTATTGGGATAAAGTAATCTTTGGTTCTCCTTTCGAAAAGGTTGGAGGATACATGCTTGCAAAGACTGTGGACATTCTCAGAGGGCCATACCTCCAGTCCACCTTGAGCTCCAACAACCCAGATGGGCAGGTGAAAGTCACAAGTCGTCTCGCATCTTGGGGTGCTCCCGTCGACCCCTTGGAGGCCAGTGGTTGGGATATTGCTCGTTTCATTGCTCGTTGGACGCATGTTGGAGCGTTATCTGCGCCTCGCATTGTCAAAGAAGCTTTGCGGGTCCGCTTTCGTGGCAATCTGAAATATCTACAGAGACCTGAGGTCCACCCTGGGACGAATCCACGAAAGGAAACCGATGTTGAGAG ATCTTTGGAATTATTCTTTCGAGAATACCTTTCTCAACTCGCAGCTCATTGTAGATTCCCATTGTGCATTGAGTACATCCCCCAAAGATCGATAAACTTCGATCGCCTTACGTTCAACTCTCCTATTCCTCCCACATCCCACCCTAGACCCGTCCTGAAAATCGAGACCTTGACTCCACGGTTCTATACCTCATTTACAGATTACCCAGACGCCAAAACCGCCTTTGATAGAGAAATAGCAGTGCGTCCCACAAGCTCGGACCCAAATTCCCGCTACCTCAGCGTATCCGATCGCTCCCTCCTGGAGAaacttcttgcttcttcaggcTCCTCCATAGCGGCGAGCTTTAATAAAGCCAGCAAGCCCATATCAACCCACCATACAGACAAAGATGGGATAGCAACAGTGCTTCTCAGGTTCATTATCTCGAAACTGCGCAGCTCTCATCAGGAAACACTCATCGATCGATTCGTCTTTCACGATCATGGTCGGTTTTCACCCTCCCAGCAATGGACTTACCTGGTTAGTGTTCTGCATTATCAATTGTCGCTTCGCCTTCCCATCGAGTCCCAAGCCATTGTAATGCTGGGTTACATCTCTGCCCGTGCAATAATAGTTGACGGTCTATTGCATGCTTTCTACACTCTCTGGGCGCGGGAAGGCCTCGCAAACTGGGTTCGTGATGAGGCGCGCATGACTCCTTCTACGGGCGCTTTGGCTTTTGCGGGTTGGGACATGCTCAACAACTATATCGGGCATTATTACACCAATCCATTCGCATGGGGGGAGGGTTTGTAA
- a CDS encoding flavin-containing monooxygenase (COG:Q;~EggNog:ENOG410Q1KV;~InterPro:IPR020946,IPR036188;~SMCOG1092:hypothetical protein;~TransMembrane:1 (i129-149o);~antiSMASH:Cluster_8.8;~go_function: GO:0004499 - N,N-dimethylaniline monooxygenase activity [Evidence IEA];~go_function: GO:0050660 - flavin adenine dinucleotide binding [Evidence IEA];~go_function: GO:0050661 - NADP binding [Evidence IEA];~go_process: GO:0055114 - oxidation-reduction process [Evidence IEA]) produces the protein MVGNTEWIGASWQDVDKTWLVKLRSTTSGQDYTQRCNILVSAVGALTNPNSLNLPGVDRFQGDIIHTARWDQSVSLRDKNIVVLGNGASATQLVPAVAKDARSITQFMRSKQYFLPGGSNAAISPFWQFIFRYVPGVLLAVRFLIFLYLETSTPQFNLTKTGAKMRRETAEVSERYVKENAPEKYWPLLLADYQVGCKRRVFDHEGYVSTLNRDNVRLTDDEVIALSERSVSTKSGAKYPADVIVLANGFSLTQYDTELCGRGGRSRQEYWKEAGHITAYDSIGMSEFPNFFYILGPNSGRGHTSAVFSIENYTDLIIRIIRPIIAGSAVSVEPDMSRENAYNERLQAALKNTVFNNTCRSVGNSHTHTAESAP, from the exons ATGGTGGGAAATACAGAATGGATAGGAGCATCCTGGCAGGACGTCGATAAGACCTGGTTGGTTAAGCTGAGGAGTACTACTTCTGGCCAGGACTATACACAACGCTGCAACATATTAGTATCAGCAGTTGGAGCTCTGACGAATCCTAATTCGCTGAACCTTCCCGGCGTTGACCGCTTCCAGGGAGACATTATTCACACTGCCAGGTGGGATCAAAGCGTGTCGCTGCGGGACAAGAATATAGTCGTGCTTGGAAATGGAG CCTCAGCAACCCAGCTAGTACCAGCCGTGGCAAAAGATGCTCGGTCGATCACTCAATTTATGAGG TCAAAACAATACTTTCTCCCAGGAGGAAGTAACGCCGCCATAAGCCCTTTTTGGCAATTTATCTTCCGCTACGTACCCGGCGTACTTCTTGCTGTCAGATTCCTTATCTTTCTATATCTCGAAACATCAACACCCCAGTTCAACCTGACCAAGACCGGGGCGAAGATGCGAAGAGAAACAGCTGAAGTAAGCGAGCGTTACGTCAAAGAAAATGCGCCAG AGAAGTACTGGCCACTCCTACTAGCCGACTACCAAGTCGGATGCAAG CGAAGGGTATTCGACCATGAAGGTTACGTTTCAACATTAAATCGGGATAATGTTCGCCTTACCGACGACGAGGTTATCGCTCTTAGCGAACGATCCGTATCCACCAAATCAGGAGCAAAATACCCAGCAGATGTAATTGTTTTAGCCAACGGATTCTCCCTGACCCAATATGATACCGAGCTGTGCGGTCGCGGGGGACGCAGTCGACAAGAATACTGGAAAGAAGCCGGTCATATCACGGCTTACGACAGTATCGGCATGTCAGAGTTTCCTAACTTCTTCTATATCCTGGGGCCCAATTCCGGTCGCGGGCATACATCTGCGGTATTCTCTATCGAGAA CTACACCGACCTAATAATAAGGATCATCAGACCGATAATAGCCGGATCAGCTGTCTCCGTGGAACCCGATATGTCACGCGAAAATGCATACAACGAGCGGTTGCAGGCTGCGCTGAAAAACACAGTGTTTAACAACACATGCCGCAGTGTAGGAAACTCCCACACCCATACTGCAGAATCAGCCCCTTAA
- a CDS encoding beta-mannosidase mndA (CAZy:GH2;~COG:G;~EggNog:ENOG410PGS5;~InterPro:IPR036156,IPR017853,IPR006102,IPR008979, IPR013783,IPR041625,IPR041447;~PFAM:PF17753,PF00703,PF17786;~SECRETED:SignalP(1-21);~antiSMASH:Cluster_8.8;~go_function: GO:0004553 - hydrolase activity, hydrolyzing O-glycosyl compounds [Evidence IEA];~go_process: GO:0005975 - carbohydrate metabolic process [Evidence IEA]): MRQGIGLAAALIAPTLPVALGQHVHDLSSVQWTLSSRALNRTVPAEFPSQVHLDLLRAGVIDEPYHGLNDFNLRWIAAANWTYTSQPIKGLLDDYDSTWLVFDGLDTFTTISFCGQQIASTDNQFRQYAFDVSTALGSCKGDPILSINFGSAPNIVDAIAQDPNSQKWPDDVQLTYEYPNRWFMRKEQSDFGWDWGPAFAPAGPWKPAYIVQLDEEQSAYVLNTDLDIYRKGQINYLPPDQSQPWVVNASIDILGPLPAKPTMSIEVRDARSGTILTSRTLNNVTVAGKSITGVTVLDGLTPKLWWPQGLGDQNLYNVSITVNSSGNQTLAKVTKRTGFRTIFLNQRNITETQRAQGIAPGANWHFEVNGHEFYAKGSNLIPPDSFWTRVTEEKMSRLFDAVVIGNQNMLRVWSSGAYLHDYIYDLADEKGILLWSEFEFSDALYPSDDAFLENVAAEIVYNVRRVNHHPSLALWAGGNEIESLMLPRVKDAAPSSYAYYVGEYEKMYISLFLPLVYENTRSISYSPSSTTEGYLYIDLSAPVPMAERYDNTTSGSYYGDTDHYDYDTSVAFDYGSYPVGRFANEFGFHSMPSLQTWQQAIDTEDLYFNSSVVMLRNHHDPAGGLMTDNYANSATGMGEMTMGVVSYYPIPSKSDHISNFSAWCHATQLFQADMYKSQIQFYRRGSGLPERQLGSLYWQLEDIWQAPSWAGIEYGGRWKVLHHVMRDIYQPVIVSPFWNYTTGSLDVYVTSDLWSPAAGTVDLTWLDLSGRPIEGNAGTPRSVPFTVGGLNTTRVYGTNVSSLGLPDIKDAVLLLSLSAHGRLPNSDQATNFTHENHATLSWPKDLKIVDPGLKLGYNLNKTTVTVEATSGVSLYTWLDYPEGVVGYFEENAFVLVPGEKKEIEFNVLEDTTNGAWARNITVQSLWDQKVQS; this comes from the exons ATGCGCCAAGGCATCGGATTAGCAGCGGCCCTAATAGCGCCAACCCTACCTGTAGCGCTGGGTCAACATGTTCATGACTTGAGCAGTGTGCAATGGACTCTTAGTAGTCGAGCTTTGAATCGAACAGTTCCTGCTGAATTCCCATCGCAGGTTCACTTGGACCTACTAAGGGCCGGAGTAATTG ATGAACC ATACCATGGACTAAACGATTTCAATCTTCGCTGGATCGCCGCCGCCAACTGGACTTATACCAGTCAGCCCATCAAAGGCCT CCTGGATGATTATGACTCAACTTGGCTGGTATTCGACGGACTCGACACTTTCACAACCATCTCGTTTTGTGGACAGCAGATTGCGTCCACAGACAATCAATTTCGCCAGTATGCGTTCGATGTTTCCACAGCTCTAGGGTCCTGCAAAGGAGATCCTATTCTGAGCATCAACTTTGGGAGCGCGCCGAACATTGTCGATGCTATCGCCCAAGATCCTAATTCGCAAA AATGGCCTGATGATGTCCAGCTCACTTATGAGTATCCAAACCGGTGGTTTATGCGCAAAGAGCAGTCCGACTTtggatgggattggggtCCAGCATTTGCGCCCGCAGGCCCGTGGAAACCTGCATATATCGTTCAGCTAGACGAGGAGCAAAGCGCCTATGTCCTGAACACAGACTTAGATATCTACAGAAAGGGCCAGATTAACTACCTCCCGCCAGACCAAAGCCAACCTTGGGTTGTCAACGCTAGCATCGACATTCTGGGTCCACTTCCTGCAAAACCGACCATGTCAATTGAAGTGCGCGACGCTCGCTCTGGCACGATCCTCACTTCACGTACTTTGAACAATGTCACTGTGGCTGGCAAGTCCATAACCGGTGTCACCGTTCTCGATGGGCTCACTCCAAAGTTGTGGTGGCCGCAGGGTCTCGGCGATCAGAACCTCTACAACGTGTCCATTACCGTCAATAGTAGCGGAAACCAGACTCTGGCCAAAGTAACCAAACGGACGGGCTTCCGCACCATTTTCCTCAACCAGCGCAATATTACTGAGACACAGCGCGCACAAGGAATTGCTCCTGGAGCAAATTGGCACTTCGAAGTTAACGGTCACGAGTTCTACGCAAAGGGATCGAACCTCATCCCACCAGACAGTTTCTGGACTCGTGTCacagaggagaagatgtcaCGGCTGTTTGATGCCGTCGTTATAGGAAACCAGAATATGCTCCGTGTGTGGTCCTCCGGCGCATATCTTCATGACTACATCTATGACCTGGCCGATGAAAAGGGCATCCTCTTGTGGAGTGAATTCGAGTTTAGTGACGCCTTATATCCCTCCGACGACGCCTTCCTCGAGAACGTTGCTGCCGAGATAGTATACAATGTTCGACGAGTGAACCACCATCCCTCCCTGGCTCTATGGGCTGGCGGAAATGAAATCGAATCTTTGATGCTCCCACGTGTAAAGGATGCAGCCCCGTCTTCATATGCCTACTATGTGGGAGAGTATGAGAAGATGTACATCAGTCTCTTCTTACCTCTGGTCTACGAGAATACCCGCTCCATCTCGTACTCCCCTAGCAGCACAACTGAAGGGTACCTCTACATTGATCTTTCTGCTCCTGTCCCTATGGCTGAACGTTACGACAATACTACCTCCGGCTCATACTACGGCGACACCGACCATTACGACTACGACACTAGTGTGGCTTTTGACTATGGTTCCTATCCAGTAGGCCGCTTTGCGAACGAGTTCGGCTTCCACAGCATGCCCAGCCTCCAGACCTGGCAGCAAGCCATTGACACTGAGGATCTTTACTTCAACAGCAGTGTAGTAATGCTCCGCAACCACCACGACCCCGCGGGCGGTCTCATGACAGACAACTACGCGAACTCGGCCACTGGTATGGGCGAAATGACCATGGGCGTGGTAAGCTACTACCCGATCCCGAGTAAATCCGACCACATCTCCAACTTCAGCGCCTGGTGCCACGCCACCCAGCTCTTCCAGGCAGATATGTACAAGAGTCAGATCCAGTTCTACCGTCGGGGAAGTGGCTTGCCTGAGCGCCAGCTTGGCTCCCTGTATTGGCAGCTCGAAGACATCTGGCAAGCGCCGTCATGGGCAGGCATTGAGTACGGGGGCAGATGGAAGGTTCTACACCACGTTATGAGAGATATCTATCAGCCTGTTATTGTCTCGCCTTTCTGGAACTATACTACAGGATCACTCGATGTCTATGTTACTTCCGACCTGTGGAGCCCTGCAGCAGGTACTGTGGACTTGACCTGGTTGGACCTGTCAGGCCGCCCTATTGAGGGTAATGCAGGCACGCCTAGATCGGTTCCATTTACCGTAGGCGGACTGAATACCACTCGTGTCTATGGCACAAatgtttcttctttgggcTTGCCGGATATCAAGGATGCCGTTCTTCTGCTCTCGCTCTCGGCTCACGGACGTCTTCCGAACTCAGACCAGGCCACCAACTTCACTCATGAAAATCACGCTACGCTTTCCTGGCCAAAGGATTTGAAGATTGTTGACCCTGGACTGAAGCTGGGATACAATTTGAACAAGACAACTGTCACGGTAGAAGCTACATCCGGCGTCTCACTATACACGTGGCTCGACTACCCGGAGGGCGTGGTAGGATACTTCGAGGAGAACGCGTTCGTCTTGGTAccaggggagaagaaagagattgAGTTCAACGTTCTGGAAGACACGACTAACGGGGCATGGGCTCGTAACATCACTGTGCAGAGTCTCTGGGATCAAAAGGTTCAGAGTTGA